The following are from one region of the Arachis duranensis cultivar V14167 chromosome 10, aradu.V14167.gnm2.J7QH, whole genome shotgun sequence genome:
- the LOC107471057 gene encoding probable auxin efflux carrier component 8: MISLEDVYHVITATVPLYVTMILAYVSVKWWKIFTPEQCSGINKFVAKFSVPLLSFQVISSNNFYKMSLKLMYADFVQKLLAFLALTIIIKVSGRGGLKWIITGLSLSTLPNTLILGIPLMKAMYRDDAALLLPQIIVLQSLIWYNLLLFLHELDAAIPARTMPDTPPPPPPSQPIGETENSQELQPKEEEEEDEEAAPAGRDRKKKIMLILMTVGRELITNPNTHATLIGLIWSCIHFRWGVNLPDVINQSITILSNGGLGMAAFSLGLFMASRSSIIACGPRMTMVALGLKFLAGPALMALASLMIGLKGTSLKVAIVQAALPQGIVPFVFAKEYNVNPSVLSTGVLLGMLVALPVALTYYLMLSL; the protein is encoded by the exons atgaTTTCCTTAGAAGATGTTTATCATGTAATAACAGCCACTGTCCCATTATATGTTACTATGATATTAGCCTATGTTTCTGTTAAATGGTGGAAAATCTTCACTCCAGAACAATGCTCAGGGATAAACAAATTTGTTGCAAAATTCTCAGTGCCCTTGCTATCATTTCAAGTTATTTCTTCCAACAACTTCTACAAGATGAGCCTGAAGCTAATGTATGCTGATTTTGTTCAGAAATTGCTTGCATTTTTGGCATTAACAATAATCATTAAGGTTAGTGGCAGAGGAGGGTTAAAGTGGATCATAACTGGTCTTTCATTGTCAACACTTCCCAACACTTTGATCCTTGGGATTCCTCTCATGAAGGCTATGTATAGAGATGATgctgctcttcttcttccacagATTATTGTCCTTCAGAGCCTCATCTGGTATAATTTGCTCTTGTTTCTTCATGAACTCGATGCCGCCATTCCGGCCAGGACCATGCCTGACaccccaccaccaccaccaccatcacaaCCCATAG GAGAAACAGAGAATTCTCAGGAATTACAAccaaaagaagaggaagaggaagatgaagaagcAGCACCTGCTGGGAGGGacagaaaaaagaagataatgtTGATTCTTATGACAGTGGGAAGGGAGTTAATCACAAACCCTAATACCCATGCAACTTTAATTGGTCTTATTTGGTCATGCATACACTTCAG GTGGGGAGTGAATCTACCAGATGTTATTAATCAATCAATAACAATATTATCCAATGGGGGTCTAGGTATGGCAGCATTCAGCTTAG GTCTATTTATGGCATCACGCTCAAGCATTATAGCATGTGGTCCAAGGATGACAATGGTTGCATTAGGGCTAAAATTTCTTGCTGGTCCTGCTCTAATGGCTTTGGCCTCCCTCATGATCGGATTAAAGGGTACATCATTGAAAGTGGCAATTGTTCAG GCAGCTCTACCCCAAGGAATTGTTCCTTTTGTTTTTGCCAAAGAGTATAATGTTAATCCTTCAGTTTTAAGCACAGG AGTGTTACTAGGAATGCTTGTTGCCTTGCCGGTGGCATTGACCTACTACCTCATGTTATCACTATAA
- the LOC107471086 gene encoding mitochondrial outer membrane protein porin of 34 kDa has protein sequence MGKGPGLYSDIGKKARDLLFKDYHSDQKFTVTTYSPTGVAITSTGIKRDGLFMADVNTQLKNKNVTTDIKVDTDSNLFTTITVNEPAPGLKTIFSFRVPDQRSGKVEVQYVHDYAGISTSVGLTANPIVNFSGVLGSDVLAIGSELSYDTKIGEFTKYNAGVNFTKADLVASLTMTDKGDSLNASYYHIVNPLKNTAFGAEVTHSFSTNKNTLTLGSQHALDPLTTVKARINNSGKAHALIQHEWRPKSFFTISGEVDTKSFEESAKIGLGLALKP, from the exons aTGGGTAAGGGTCCAGGTCTCTACTCTGACATTGGAAAGAAAGCCAGAG ATCTGCTGTTCAAGGATTATCACAGTGATCAGAAGTTCACCGTCACCACCTACTCACCCACTGGAGTT GCTATAACATCAACAGGGATCAAGAGAGATGGACTATTTATGGCTGATGTTAACACTCAGTTGAAGAACAAGAATGTCACCACTGACATCAAAGTTGACACCGATTCTAAT CTCTTCACAACCATCACTGTTAATGAGCCTGCTCCTGGTCTCAAAACCATCTTTAGCTTCAGAGTTCCTGATCAAAGGTCTGGAAAG GTGGAAGTTCAGTATGTGCATGACTATGCTGGAATAAGCACCAGTGTTGGGCTCACTGCAAATCCAATTGTTAACTTCTCTGGTGTTCTCGGGAGTGACGTACTTGCAATTGGTTCTGAGCTCTCTTACGACACCAAAATTGGGGAGTTCACAAAATACAATGCTGGAGTGAACTTCACCAAAGCTGACTTGGTTGCCTCTTTGACTAT GACTGACAAAGGCGATTCCCTGAATGCATCATACTACCATATAGTCAACCCCTTGAAAAACACTGCGTTTGGTGCCGAGGTGACTCACAGTTTCTCAACCAATAAGAACACCCTCACACTTGGCAGCCAGCATGCACTAGACCCCTTGACCACAGTGAAGGCTCGGATCAACAACTCCGGCAAGGCACATGCCCTTATCCAGCATGAGTGGCGTCCCAAATCATTCTTCACCATTTCCGGGGAGGTTGACACCAAGTCTTTCGAGGAGAGTGCCAAGATTGGTTTGGGTTTGGCTCTCAAACCCTAA
- the LOC107471082 gene encoding hypersensitive-induced response protein-like protein 2: MGQALGCYQVDQSNVAIKEHFGKFDEILEPGCHCLPWCLGYQIAGALSLRVQQLDVRCETKTKDNVFVTVVASVQYRAVADKASDAFYRLSNTRGQIQSYVFDVIRASVPKLELDAVFEQKNDIAKSVEEELDKAMSTYGYQIVQTLIVDIEPDTNVKRAMNEINAAARLRVAANEKAEAEKILQIKKAEGEAESKYLSGLGIARQRQAIVDGLRDSVLAFSENVPGTTAKDVMDMVLVTQYFDTMKEIGASSKSSSVFIPHGPGAVRDIATQIRDGLLQGNASQNLI; the protein is encoded by the exons ATGGGTCAAGCACTTGGTTGCTATCAAGTTGACCAGTCAAATGTGGCTATCAAGGAGCATTttggaaaatttgatgaaattctgGAGCCTGGATGCCATTGCTTACCTTGGTGTCTTGGTTACCAGATAGCTGGTGCACTATCACTACGAGTGCAGCAGCTTGATGTTCGATGCGAAACGAAAACCAAG GACAATGTATTTGTCACTGTGGTTGCGTCCGTGCAATACCGAGCTGTGGCTGACAAAGCATCTGATGCCTTCTATAGGCTTTCAAACACAAGGGGGCAGATCCAATCATATGTTTTTGATG TTATTCGGGCCAGTGTGCCAAAATTAGAGTTGGATGCGGTGTTTGAACAAAAGAATGATATAGCAAAGTCTGTTGAGGAGGAGCTTGATAAG GCCATGTCTACCTACGGATATCAGATAGTCCAGACCCTGATTGTGGATATCGAACCTGACACTAATGTTAAGAGAGCCATGAATGAGATCAATGCAG CTGCTAGACTGAGGGTGGCTGcaaatgagaaagctgaagcaGAAAAGATTCTGCAAATCAAGAAAGCTGAGGGAGAGGCAGAGTCCAAATATCTGTCGGGACTCGGTATAGCTCGCCAACGCCAGGCCATTGTGGACGGGTTGAGGGACAGCGTCCTTGCATTCTCCGAAAATGTGCCTGGAACAACTGCCAAGGATGTGATGGACATGGTACTGGTGACTCAGTACTTTGATACTATGAAGGAAATCGGTGCATCTTCAAAGTCCTCATCGGTGTTCATACCTCACGGCCCTGGTGCAGTGAGGGACATTGCTACGCAGATTCGAGACGGCCTCCTTCAGGGAAATGCCTCACAGAACTTAATTTAA